A region of the Gemmatimonas sp. genome:
CGGCGCCCGACACGTGTGGCGCTGCCATGCTGGTGCCGGTCTGCTCGCAGTACAGCACCATGCCGCGTTCCAGCGCGCGTTCGGCCGACTCGGATGGCTCCGACAGCGTGGTGCCTTCCGGCGCGTGCGCCGTCATCCCCGGCGCGGTGGTCACCGCACCGGCCTCAGCATCGGACACCGACACGGGTGTGCTCGTATCGCGACCGAATCGTTCGCGCTCGCGGCCGGCGGCGCAGGAGCGGATGCGTTCACCAGGGGCAAGCAGATCCGGCTTGCGTCGGCCGTCGCCGGTGGGACCACGCGAGGAGAAGTACGACACGCCGTACGTATGCGGCATGTCGCGGTGCGTCGACCCCACCGTGATCGCCAGCTCGGCGTTGCCCGGATCGGTGATGCTGAGATTACGGTAGCTACTTTCTTCCACACCAGCGCCCGTGATGTACGACGAGTACCCGCTGTTTCCCGCCGAGACGACCACGCACACCCCCGACTTCACGAGTCGGTTTACTTCGGAGCAAATGGGGCTCTGTCCGCAGGCAAACCAGCGTGGGTCGAAATCATACCCGATGCTCATGTTCACGCCGTGTACGAGCAGTCGTCGGCCGTACTGATTCCAGCGCTGAATGTCCTCGAGCGCGCTCAGCACCCAACTGACCTTGCCCTGTCCGCGCGTCTGCCTGTGGTCGTCGGTACGCGTGACGTCGGCGATCACCTTCAAGCTCACCAACTTGGCCAGCGGCGCGACCCCGCTGATCGACGTGAGGGCCTCCCGCGCCACGATCGGTTTCTCATCGTCGCGATCGCCGCCGCTCACGTCACGCACTTCGGTGCCGACGACGAGCAGTCCCTCCTTCTCTTCCGTATTCCAGTGTCCGGCGATGATGCCGCTCACATGCGACCCGTGCCCCAGTCGATCGACCAACGCCGACGGCGCACCGCCGCGCACCGGCACCGACGGATCGACCGCGGCTGCGAACACGTCGCCATCGGGTGTGTAGTCGCGATTCTCGACCGGCCCGCGGATCGCCAGCGTGTCGATCTTGCCGTGCACACTCTGCTTTTCGGCGAAGTGCACGTGACTGCCGTCAATACCAGAATCGAGCACCGCCCACACGATGCCCTGACCAAGGGCGTGGAAGGAGCGCTGCGCGGCGTCGGCCTTCACGGTTGTGAGTGATCGGGTGAGCGTGACAGCGATATCGCTGTCTTCCCAGATTCGATACACCACCGCGTCGTTCCGGCGATTCGCCGCGTTGAGCTCCTGCGATGCCGACGCGAGGCGGCGGATGCGATCGGCCGACAGCCGTGCGAACACGTAGTTCGACACCGAGCTGAACCGGACCTTCCACAGCTTCGCCTGCTTTTCGACCACGGCGAGTGCGCCCTCGAGCCCGTCGCCGTAGAACTCGTTGAGCTCGATGATGACGTCGAACTGCTCGCGGGAGCGGCCTTGAATC
Encoded here:
- a CDS encoding S8 family peptidase translates to MTDDAYERARMAMRKDMMRSIVTEPLLSRIQGRSREQFDVIIELNEFYGDGLEGALAVVEKQAKLWKVRFSSVSNYVFARLSADRIRRLASASQELNAANRRNDAVVYRIWEDSDIAVTLTRSLTTVKADAAQRSFHALGQGIVWAVLDSGIDGSHVHFAEKQSVHGKIDTLAIRGPVENRDYTPDGDVFAAAVDPSVPVRGGAPSALVDRLGHGSHVSGIIAGHWNTEEKEGLLVVGTEVRDVSGGDRDDEKPIVAREALTSISGVAPLAKLVSLKVIADVTRTDDHRQTRGQGKVSWVLSALEDIQRWNQYGRRLLVHGVNMSIGYDFDPRWFACGQSPICSEVNRLVKSGVCVVVSAGNSGYSSYITGAGVEESSYRNLSITDPGNAELAITVGSTHRDMPHTYGVSYFSSRGPTGDGRRKPDLLAPGERIRSCAAGRERERFGRDTSTPVSVSDAEAGAVTTAPGMTAHAPEGTTLSEPSESAERALERGMVLYCEQTGTSMAAPHVSGAAAAFLSVRTEFIGQPERVKSLFLMNAIDLGREPAFQGHGLLDLMKTLQAV